In Pseudomonas sp. GCEP-101, one DNA window encodes the following:
- a CDS encoding YeaH/YhbH family protein: protein MSYVIDRRLNGKNKSTVNRQRFLRRYREHIKKAVEEAVSRRSITDMEHGEQISIPGRDIDEPVLHHGRGGKQTVVHPGNKEFTTGEHIPRPQGGGGGRGAGKASNQGDGMDDFVFQITQEEFLDFMFEDLELPNLVKRHLTGSDTFKTVRAGISNEGNPSRINIVRTLRSAHARRIALSGSTRGKLRAALAELDRLKREEPDNLGDIQELEQKIAAMRARIDKVPFLDTFDLKYNLLVKQPNPTSKAVMFCLMDVSGSMTQATKDIAKRFFILLYLFLKRNYEKIEVVFIRHHTSAREVDEEEFFYSRETGGTIVSSALKLMQEVMAERYPTNEWNIYAAQASDGDNWNDDSPVCRDILMKQIMPFVQYYTYVEITPREHQALWFEYEKIRDTFEDSFAQQQIVSASDIYPVFRELFQRRLVA from the coding sequence ATGAGCTACGTCATCGACCGGCGTCTGAACGGCAAGAACAAGAGCACGGTGAACCGCCAGCGTTTCCTGCGGCGTTACCGTGAGCACATCAAGAAGGCCGTCGAAGAAGCCGTCAGCCGCCGTTCCATCACGGATATGGAACATGGCGAGCAGATCAGCATTCCTGGCCGCGATATCGACGAGCCGGTCCTGCACCATGGCCGTGGCGGCAAGCAGACGGTCGTTCACCCCGGCAACAAGGAATTCACCACCGGCGAACATATCCCGCGGCCCCAGGGCGGTGGCGGCGGCCGTGGCGCCGGCAAGGCCAGCAACCAGGGCGACGGGATGGACGACTTCGTCTTCCAGATCACCCAGGAGGAATTCCTCGACTTCATGTTCGAGGACCTGGAGCTGCCCAACCTGGTCAAGCGCCACCTCACCGGCAGCGACACCTTCAAGACCGTGCGCGCCGGCATCAGCAACGAAGGCAACCCCTCGCGAATCAACATCGTGCGCACCCTGCGCTCGGCCCACGCGCGGCGCATCGCCCTGTCCGGCTCCACCCGCGGCAAGCTGCGCGCGGCGCTGGCGGAGCTGGACCGCCTCAAGCGCGAGGAACCGGACAACCTGGGCGACATCCAGGAGCTGGAACAGAAGATCGCCGCCATGCGCGCGCGCATCGACAAGGTGCCGTTCCTGGACACCTTCGACCTCAAGTACAACCTGCTGGTGAAGCAGCCCAACCCGACCTCCAAGGCCGTGATGTTCTGCCTGATGGACGTGTCCGGCTCGATGACCCAGGCGACCAAGGACATCGCCAAGCGCTTCTTCATCCTGCTCTACCTGTTCCTCAAGCGGAACTACGAGAAGATCGAGGTGGTGTTCATCCGCCACCACACCAGCGCCCGCGAGGTGGACGAGGAAGAATTCTTCTATTCCCGCGAGACTGGCGGGACCATCGTCTCCAGCGCCCTGAAGCTGATGCAGGAGGTGATGGCCGAGCGTTACCCCACCAATGAATGGAACATCTACGCCGCCCAGGCCTCGGACGGCGACAACTGGAACGACGACTCGCCGGTCTGCCGCGACATCCTCATGAAGCAGATCATGCCGTTCGTCCAGTACTACACCTACGTCGAGATCACCCCGCGCGAGCACCAGGCGCTGTGGTTCGAGTACGAGAAGATCCGCGACACCTTCGAAGACAGCTTCGCCCAGCAGCAGATCGTCTCCGCCTCGGACATCTACCCGGTGTTCCGCGAGCTGTTCCAGAGGAGGCTCGTCGCATGA
- a CDS encoding PrkA family serine protein kinase encodes MSIFSHFQERFEATRQEEYSLQEYLDICKQDKIAYATAAERMLMAIGEPELLDTSVDSRLSRIFSNKVIRRYPAFADFHGMEECIDQIVSFFRHAAQGLEEKKQILYLLGPVGGGKSSLAEKLKQLMEHVPFYAIKGSPVFESPLGLFNPDEDGAILEEDYGIPRRYLRSVMSPWATKRLNEFGGDISQFRVVKLHPSILNQIAIAKTEPGDENNQDISALVGKVDIRKLEEFPQNDADAYSYSGALCRANQGLMEFVEMFKAPIKVLHPLLTATQEGNYNSTEGLGSLPYSGIILAHSNESEWHSFRNNKNNEAFIDRIYIVKVPYCLRVSDEIKIYDKLLVNSSLAHAHCAPDTLKMLSQFSVLSRLKEPENSNIYSKMRVYDGENLKDTDPKAKSIQEYRDAAGVDEGMAGLSTRFAFKILSKVFNFDPHEVAANPVHLLYVLEQQIEQEQFPPETRERYLRFLKEYLAPRYVEFIGKEIQTAYLESYSEYGQNIFDRYVLYADFWIQDQEYRDPETGEILNRAALNEELEKIEKPAGISNPKDFRNEIVNFVLRARAGNNGKNPSWLSYEKLRVVIEKKMFSNTEDLLPVISFNAKASKEDQQKHNDFVKRMVERGYTEKQVRLLSEWYLRVRKSQ; translated from the coding sequence ATGAGCATTTTCAGTCACTTCCAGGAACGCTTCGAAGCGACCCGCCAAGAGGAGTACTCCCTCCAGGAGTACCTGGACATCTGCAAGCAGGACAAGATCGCCTATGCCACCGCCGCCGAGCGGATGCTGATGGCCATCGGCGAGCCTGAACTACTCGACACATCCGTCGATTCCCGCCTGTCGCGGATCTTCTCCAACAAGGTGATCCGCCGCTACCCGGCCTTTGCCGACTTCCATGGCATGGAAGAGTGCATCGACCAGATCGTCTCGTTCTTCCGCCACGCCGCCCAAGGCCTGGAAGAGAAGAAACAGATCCTGTACCTCCTGGGCCCGGTCGGTGGCGGTAAATCCTCCCTCGCCGAAAAGCTCAAGCAACTGATGGAGCACGTGCCCTTCTATGCCATCAAGGGCTCGCCGGTGTTCGAATCGCCCCTGGGCCTGTTCAATCCCGACGAAGACGGCGCCATCCTCGAGGAAGACTACGGCATCCCCCGGCGCTACCTGCGCTCGGTCATGTCGCCCTGGGCGACCAAGCGTCTCAACGAATTCGGCGGCGACATCAGCCAATTCCGCGTAGTCAAGCTGCACCCCTCGATCCTCAACCAGATCGCCATCGCCAAGACCGAGCCGGGCGATGAGAACAACCAGGACATCTCCGCGCTGGTCGGCAAGGTGGATATCCGCAAGCTGGAAGAATTCCCGCAGAACGACGCCGACGCCTACAGCTACTCGGGCGCGCTGTGCCGGGCCAACCAGGGCCTGATGGAATTCGTCGAGATGTTCAAGGCGCCGATCAAGGTCCTCCACCCCTTGCTCACCGCGACCCAGGAAGGCAACTACAACAGCACCGAAGGCCTCGGTTCGCTGCCCTACAGCGGCATCATCCTCGCCCACTCCAACGAATCGGAATGGCACAGCTTCCGCAACAACAAGAACAACGAGGCGTTCATCGACCGTATCTACATCGTCAAGGTGCCGTACTGCCTGCGCGTCTCCGACGAGATCAAGATCTACGACAAGCTGCTGGTCAACAGCTCGCTGGCGCACGCCCACTGCGCGCCGGATACCCTCAAGATGCTCTCGCAGTTCTCCGTGCTGTCGCGCCTGAAGGAGCCGGAAAACTCCAACATCTACTCGAAAATGCGCGTCTACGACGGCGAAAACCTCAAGGACACCGATCCCAAGGCCAAGTCGATCCAGGAATACCGCGACGCCGCCGGGGTCGACGAAGGCATGGCCGGGCTCTCCACCCGCTTCGCCTTCAAGATTCTCTCCAAGGTGTTCAACTTCGACCCCCATGAAGTCGCTGCGAACCCGGTGCACCTGCTCTACGTGCTGGAACAGCAGATCGAGCAGGAGCAGTTCCCGCCGGAAACCCGCGAGCGCTACCTGCGCTTCCTGAAGGAATACCTCGCGCCGCGCTACGTCGAGTTCATCGGCAAGGAAATCCAGACCGCGTACCTGGAGTCCTACAGCGAGTACGGCCAGAACATCTTCGACCGCTACGTGCTGTACGCCGACTTCTGGATCCAGGACCAGGAGTACCGCGACCCGGAAACCGGCGAGATCCTCAACCGCGCTGCCCTCAACGAGGAACTGGAGAAGATCGAGAAACCCGCCGGCATCAGCAACCCGAAGGATTTCCGCAACGAAATCGTCAACTTCGTGCTGCGTGCCCGCGCCGGCAACAACGGCAAGAACCCCAGCTGGCTGTCGTACGAGAAGCTGCGCGTTGTGATCGAGAAGAAGATGTTCTCCAACACCGAGGACCTGCTGCCGGTCATCAGCTTCAACGCCAAGGCGAGCAAGGAGGATCAGCAGAAGCACAACGACTTCGTCAAACGCATGGTCGAGCGCGGCTACACCGAGAAGCAGGTGCGCCTGCTGTCGGAATGGTATCTGCGGGTTCGCAAGTCGCAGTAG
- the glpE gene encoding thiosulfate sulfurtransferase GlpE, translating to MSDFKRIAPDQAQQLRESGAQVVDIRDPQSYALGHISGARHIDNYSVADFIREADMDAPLVVVCYHGNSSQSAAAYFVQQGFSEVYSLDGGFELWRSVYPADTSAGGAD from the coding sequence ATGAGCGACTTCAAACGCATCGCCCCCGACCAGGCCCAGCAACTGCGCGAAAGCGGCGCCCAGGTCGTCGACATCCGCGACCCGCAGAGCTACGCGCTGGGCCACATCAGCGGCGCCCGGCACATCGACAACTACTCGGTGGCCGACTTCATCCGCGAGGCGGACATGGACGCACCGCTGGTCGTGGTCTGCTACCACGGCAACTCCAGCCAGAGCGCGGCAGCCTATTTCGTCCAGCAGGGCTTCTCCGAGGTCTACAGCCTCGACGGCGGCTTCGAACTGTGGCGCAGCGTCTATCCCGCGGATACCAGCGCGGGCGGCGCTGACTGA
- a CDS encoding symmetrical bis(5'-nucleosyl)-tetraphosphatase has translation MATYAVGDLQGCLEPLKCLLEQAQFDPAADTLWLVGDLVNRGPASLETLRFLYAMRDSLVCVLGNHDLHLIAVAYNAERLKKNDTLREIIEAPDGPQLIEWLRQMPLIHHDAQRDITLVHAGIPPQWSVEKALLRAAEVEKALRDDTQLPLFLDGMYGNEPAKWDKKLHGIERLRVITNYFTRMRFCTPDGKLDLKSKEGLDTAPPGYAPWFSYAERKAAGRKIIFGHWAALEGRCDVPGLFALDTGCVWGGSMTLMNVDTLERIHCSCADQPE, from the coding sequence ATGGCCACCTACGCCGTGGGCGACCTGCAGGGCTGCCTGGAACCGCTCAAGTGCCTGCTGGAGCAGGCGCAGTTCGACCCGGCCGCGGACACGCTCTGGCTGGTGGGCGACCTGGTCAACCGCGGGCCGGCGTCGCTGGAGACGCTGCGCTTTCTGTATGCCATGCGCGATTCGCTGGTCTGCGTGCTGGGCAACCACGACCTGCACCTGATCGCGGTAGCCTACAACGCCGAGCGCCTGAAAAAGAACGACACCCTGCGGGAGATCATCGAAGCGCCGGACGGCCCGCAACTGATCGAATGGCTGCGGCAGATGCCGCTGATCCATCACGATGCCCAGCGCGACATCACCCTGGTGCACGCCGGCATCCCGCCGCAATGGTCCGTCGAGAAGGCCCTGCTGCGCGCCGCCGAGGTCGAAAAGGCGCTGCGCGACGACACCCAGCTGCCGCTATTCCTTGACGGCATGTATGGCAACGAGCCGGCCAAGTGGGACAAGAAGCTGCATGGCATCGAGCGCCTGCGGGTGATCACCAACTATTTCACGCGCATGCGCTTCTGCACCCCCGACGGCAAACTCGACCTGAAATCCAAGGAAGGCCTGGACACCGCGCCGCCCGGCTACGCGCCCTGGTTTAGCTACGCCGAGCGCAAGGCCGCCGGGCGCAAGATCATCTTCGGCCACTGGGCAGCATTGGAAGGCCGGTGCGACGTCCCCGGCCTGTTCGCCCTGGACACCGGCTGCGTGTGGGGCGGCAGCATGACGCTGATGAACGTCGATACCCTCGAGCGCATCCACTGCAGCTGCGCCGATCAACCAGAATGA
- the apaG gene encoding Co2+/Mg2+ efflux protein ApaG yields the protein MSDPRYQVSVSVTTRHLPEQSQPEQQRYVFAYTVTIHNHGELAAKLLTRHWIITDGDGHVQEVRGAGVVGEKPLIEPGASHTYTSGTVMTTKVGSMHGSYQMVATDGHHFDAEIPAFRLAVPGALH from the coding sequence ATGAGCGATCCGCGCTACCAGGTGAGCGTCAGCGTCACCACTCGCCACCTGCCCGAGCAGTCCCAGCCGGAACAGCAGCGCTACGTGTTCGCCTACACCGTGACCATCCATAACCACGGCGAGCTGGCTGCCAAGTTGCTCACCCGCCACTGGATCATCACCGACGGCGACGGCCATGTGCAGGAAGTGCGCGGCGCCGGCGTGGTGGGCGAAAAACCGCTGATCGAGCCGGGGGCCAGCCACACCTACACCAGCGGCACGGTCATGACGACCAAGGTTGGCAGCATGCACGGCAGCTACCAGATGGTCGCCACCGACGGCCATCACTTCGACGCCGAGATCCCGGCGTTCCGCCTGGCCGTCCCAGGAGCGCTGCACTGA
- the rsmA gene encoding 16S rRNA (adenine(1518)-N(6)/adenine(1519)-N(6))-dimethyltransferase RsmA, with the protein MSSELFQHRARKRFGQNFLHDAGVIHKILRAIAAKEGQHLLEIGPGQGALTEGLVDSGAKLDVIELDLDLIPQLKWRFGLKPNFSLHQGDAMKFDFATLVASPEDKLRVVGNLPYNISTPLIFHLLDHASLIQDMHFMLQKEVVERLAAEPGNGDWGRLSIMVQYFCRVDYLFTVGPGAFNPPPKVDSAIVRLVPYTELPHPANDHHVLERIVREAFNQRRKTLRNTLRTLMSVEDIEAAGVDPTLRPEQLDVADFVRLANRYSETHPQASPGASA; encoded by the coding sequence ATGTCGTCCGAACTCTTCCAGCACCGCGCCCGTAAACGCTTTGGGCAAAACTTCCTGCATGACGCCGGGGTGATTCACAAGATCCTCCGGGCCATCGCCGCCAAGGAAGGCCAGCACCTGCTGGAAATCGGCCCGGGCCAGGGCGCCCTGACCGAGGGACTGGTGGACAGCGGCGCCAAGCTCGACGTCATCGAACTGGACCTCGACCTGATCCCGCAACTGAAGTGGCGCTTCGGCCTGAAGCCCAACTTCAGCCTGCACCAGGGCGATGCCATGAAGTTCGACTTCGCCACGCTGGTCGCTTCCCCCGAGGACAAGCTGCGCGTGGTGGGCAACCTGCCGTACAACATCTCGACCCCGCTGATCTTCCACCTCCTGGACCATGCCTCGCTCATCCAGGACATGCACTTCATGCTGCAGAAGGAAGTGGTGGAGCGCCTGGCCGCCGAGCCGGGCAACGGCGACTGGGGTCGCCTGTCGATCATGGTGCAGTACTTCTGCCGCGTGGATTACCTGTTCACCGTCGGCCCCGGCGCGTTCAACCCGCCGCCCAAAGTCGACTCGGCGATCGTGCGCCTGGTGCCCTATACCGAACTGCCGCACCCGGCCAACGACCACCACGTGCTCGAACGCATCGTCCGCGAAGCCTTCAACCAGCGCCGCAAGACCCTGCGCAACACCCTGCGCACCCTGATGAGCGTGGAAGACATCGAAGCCGCCGGCGTCGACCCGACCCTGCGCCCCGAACAGCTGGACGTGGCCGACTTCGTTCGTCTGGCCAACCGCTACAGCGAAACCCACCCGCAAGCCTCGCCAGGAGCCTCCGCATGA
- the pdxA gene encoding 4-hydroxythreonine-4-phosphate dehydrogenase PdxA encodes MSTSHLFALTPGEPAGIGPDLCLLLAREAQPHPLVAVASREMLAQRAAQLGLAIALQDVGPGSWPTDAAPAGTLYVWDTPLGAPVEPGKLDPANAAYVLETLTRAGQGCVDGHFAGMITAPVHKGVINEAGIAFSGHTEFLADLTHTAQVVMMLATRGLRVALVTTHLPLRQIADAITSVRVERVTRILHADLRDKFGIANPRILVCGLNPHAGEGGHLGHEEIDVIEPTLERLRGEGMQLIGPLPADTLFTPKHLEHCDAVLAMYHDQGLPVLKYKGFGAAVNVTLGLPIIRTSVDHGTALDLAGTGRIDSGSLQVALETAYQMAAAAASR; translated from the coding sequence ATGAGCACCTCCCACCTGTTCGCGCTGACTCCTGGCGAGCCCGCCGGCATCGGCCCGGACCTCTGCCTGCTGCTGGCCCGCGAGGCGCAACCCCACCCGCTGGTCGCCGTCGCCAGCCGCGAAATGCTGGCACAGCGCGCCGCCCAGCTGGGCCTGGCCATCGCGCTGCAGGATGTCGGCCCCGGCAGCTGGCCGACCGACGCCGCGCCGGCCGGCACCCTGTATGTCTGGGATACCCCGCTGGGCGCGCCGGTCGAACCCGGCAAGCTGGACCCGGCCAACGCCGCCTACGTGCTGGAAACCCTGACCCGCGCCGGCCAGGGATGCGTGGACGGGCACTTCGCCGGGATGATCACCGCCCCCGTGCACAAGGGCGTGATCAACGAGGCCGGCATCGCCTTCTCCGGCCACACCGAATTCCTCGCCGACCTGACCCACACCGCCCAGGTGGTGATGATGCTCGCCACCCGCGGCCTGCGCGTTGCGCTGGTGACGACCCACCTGCCGCTGCGGCAGATCGCCGACGCCATCACGTCGGTGCGCGTGGAGCGGGTCACCCGCATCCTGCACGCGGACCTGCGCGACAAGTTCGGCATCGCCAATCCGCGCATCCTGGTCTGCGGCCTGAACCCCCACGCCGGCGAAGGCGGCCACCTCGGCCACGAGGAAATCGACGTGATCGAGCCGACCCTGGAGCGCCTGCGCGGCGAAGGCATGCAACTGATCGGCCCGCTTCCGGCCGACACGCTGTTCACCCCCAAGCACCTGGAGCATTGCGACGCCGTGCTGGCGATGTACCACGATCAGGGCTTGCCGGTGCTCAAGTACAAGGGGTTCGGCGCGGCGGTGAATGTCACCCTGGGCCTGCCGATCATCCGGACCTCGGTGGACCACGGCACCGCGCTGGACCTGGCCGGCACCGGCCGGATCGACAGCGGCAGCCTGCAGGTTGCTCTTGAAACCGCCTATCAAATGGCGGCGGCTGCCGCCAGCCGGTAG
- a CDS encoding peptidylprolyl isomerase, translating into MKTMLCKALRPLMLGALLASSVVHAEVVPLDRVVAIVDNDVVMQSQLDQRLREVRATIQKRGAPLPPEHVLTQQVLERLIIENIQLQIGDRSGVRITDEELNQAMGTIAQRNNMSLDQFRAALAHDGLSYDEAREQVRREMIISRVRQRRVAERIQVSEQEVQNFLASDLGKIQLSEEYRLANILIPVPDSASPETVQAAARQAQEMYQQLKQGADFGQLAVSRSAGDNALEGGEIGWRKAAQLPSPFDSMVGSLAVGDVTEPVRTPGGFIILKLEEKRGGSKMLRDEVHVRHILLKPSEIRSDEETQRLAEKLYERIQAGESFSELAKKYSEDPGSKLNGGDLNWVDPESLVPEFRDVMNNAPQGQVTKPFRSPFGWHVLEVLGRRATDSSDKFREQQAAQTLRARKYDEELQAWLRQIRDEAYVEIKQ; encoded by the coding sequence GTGAAGACAATGCTATGTAAGGCCCTGCGCCCGCTGATGCTGGGCGCGCTGTTGGCAAGTTCCGTCGTGCACGCCGAAGTGGTTCCGCTGGATCGCGTGGTCGCCATCGTCGATAACGACGTGGTGATGCAGAGCCAGCTGGACCAGCGCCTGCGCGAAGTCCGTGCAACCATCCAGAAGCGCGGCGCACCGCTGCCGCCCGAGCACGTGCTGACGCAGCAGGTGCTCGAGCGTCTGATCATCGAGAACATCCAGCTGCAGATCGGCGACCGCTCCGGCGTGCGCATCACCGACGAAGAGCTGAACCAGGCCATGGGCACCATTGCCCAGCGCAACAACATGAGCCTGGATCAGTTCCGCGCCGCCCTCGCCCACGACGGCCTGTCCTACGACGAGGCCCGCGAGCAGGTGCGCCGCGAGATGATCATCAGCCGGGTGCGCCAGCGCCGCGTGGCCGAGCGCATCCAGGTCAGCGAGCAGGAAGTGCAGAACTTCCTCGCCTCCGACCTGGGCAAGATCCAGCTCTCCGAAGAGTATCGCCTGGCCAACATCCTCATACCGGTACCCGACAGCGCTTCGCCGGAAACCGTGCAGGCCGCAGCGCGCCAGGCCCAGGAGATGTACCAGCAGCTCAAGCAGGGCGCCGACTTCGGCCAGTTGGCGGTGTCCCGCTCGGCCGGCGACAACGCCCTGGAAGGCGGCGAGATCGGCTGGCGCAAGGCCGCCCAGCTGCCCTCCCCGTTCGACAGCATGGTGGGCAGCCTGGCCGTGGGCGATGTGACCGAGCCGGTCCGCACCCCGGGTGGTTTCATCATCCTCAAGCTGGAAGAGAAACGCGGTGGCAGCAAGATGCTGCGTGACGAAGTCCACGTCCGCCACATCCTGCTCAAACCCAGCGAAATCCGCAGCGACGAAGAAACCCAGCGCCTGGCCGAGAAGCTCTACGAGCGCATCCAGGCTGGCGAAAGCTTCAGCGAACTGGCGAAGAAGTACTCCGAAGACCCGGGCTCCAAGCTCAACGGCGGCGACCTCAACTGGGTCGACCCGGAATCCCTGGTACCGGAGTTCCGCGACGTGATGAACAACGCGCCGCAAGGCCAGGTCACCAAGCCGTTCCGCTCTCCCTTCGGCTGGCACGTGCTGGAAGTCCTCGGCCGTCGCGCCACCGACAGCAGCGACAAGTTCCGCGAGCAGCAAGCCGCCCAGACCCTCCGTGCGCGCAAGTACGACGAGGAACTGCAGGCCTGGCTGCGGCAGATCCGCGACGAAGCCTACGTCGAGATCAAGCAGTAA
- a CDS encoding LPS-assembly protein LptD, which translates to MAVNFPVFRRKFPLLVTGGLLAIQPLASVTAAPGEQFACQPSASGTWDCSSQSSASSVPRPQHGASSVSAGGTVASGSKSSGSSSSSAGEEPKQLVTESGGRGLKSRSSDYSHLDWIPRDKLTPAQQAEMGPYCSGAYVEPIRPGMNDKTPNDEAPTYVSAKVSRYEQEKQIATLAGNVVLRQGSMQVEADEANLHQAENRGELVGNVKLRDNGALIVGDHAELQLDNGEAKIENAEYVMHQAQIRGSALYAKRQEDAIIQLKDGTYTRCEPNSNAWVLKGNNIKLNPATGFGTATNATLRVKDIPVFYTPYIYFPIDNRRQSGFLAPSFASSSDTGFTLTTPYYFNLAPNYDATLYPHYMVKRGLLMEGEFRYLTHSSEGQVNAAYLNDKNDDRKDFPQYTDTRWLYGWKNVSGLDSRLMAQVDYTRISDPYYFQDLDTSLGIGSPTYVNQQGILTYRGDSYIARLNAQSYQLATVTDVTPYDRLPQLTLDGQLPFNPGGLNFTYSTEAVRFDRDLDEGFYRRNEDDPNLYARPDTNIQGLARATGDRFHAEPGISLPMNRSWGFLTPTVKAMYTKYDLDLDGKGKATLPSYIDYDSSPDRSLGLAKLDSGLYFDRDTTFAGTKFRQTLEPRAMYLYVPYKDQDNLPTFDTGEFTFSYDSLWRENRFTGRDRIGDANQLSLGLGSRFIEDDGFERAYIAAGQIYYFSDRRVQLPGLTEDDLRVSGKQNPDADTWRSPYALTGIYRFNHDWYASSDFNWNPNINHTDNGNLMFHYQPEADPRKVLNAGYRYRADSKRFNPNTGQFEYGSDEYKIEQHDFSFIWPVLPQWAAIGRWQFDYNQSRTLEAFGGFEYDSCCWKLRLINRYWVDYDDDEFITSTSKSDRGVFLQIILKGLGGVVGNQVEGFLDQGIQGYRQREDNAM; encoded by the coding sequence ATGGCAGTGAATTTCCCCGTGTTCCGTAGAAAATTCCCCTTACTGGTGACCGGTGGCCTGCTGGCTATCCAGCCGCTCGCCTCTGTGACCGCGGCACCCGGCGAGCAGTTCGCCTGCCAGCCCTCCGCGTCCGGCACCTGGGACTGCTCCTCGCAGAGCAGCGCCAGCAGCGTACCGCGCCCGCAGCACGGCGCCAGCTCGGTCAGCGCCGGCGGCACCGTCGCCAGCGGCTCGAAATCCTCGGGCAGCTCCAGCAGCAGCGCCGGCGAAGAGCCGAAACAACTGGTCACCGAGTCCGGCGGCCGCGGCCTGAAGTCGCGCAGCAGCGACTACAGCCACCTCGACTGGATCCCCCGCGACAAGCTCACCCCTGCCCAGCAGGCGGAAATGGGCCCGTACTGCAGCGGCGCTTATGTCGAGCCGATCCGCCCGGGCATGAACGACAAGACGCCGAACGACGAGGCGCCGACCTACGTTTCGGCCAAGGTGTCGCGCTACGAGCAGGAAAAACAGATCGCCACCCTCGCGGGTAACGTGGTCCTGCGCCAGGGCAGCATGCAGGTGGAGGCCGACGAGGCCAACCTGCACCAGGCCGAGAACCGCGGCGAGCTGGTCGGTAACGTCAAGCTGCGCGACAACGGCGCGCTGATCGTCGGCGACCACGCCGAGCTGCAACTGGACAATGGCGAGGCGAAGATCGAGAACGCCGAGTACGTCATGCACCAGGCGCAGATCCGCGGCAGCGCGCTGTACGCCAAGCGTCAGGAAGACGCGATCATCCAGCTCAAGGACGGCACCTACACCCGCTGCGAACCGAACAGCAACGCGTGGGTGCTCAAGGGCAATAACATCAAGCTGAACCCGGCCACCGGCTTCGGCACCGCGACCAACGCGACCCTGCGGGTGAAGGACATTCCGGTCTTCTACACCCCGTACATCTATTTCCCGATCGACAACCGTCGTCAGTCCGGCTTCCTGGCGCCATCCTTCGCCAGCTCGAGCGATACCGGCTTCACCCTGACCACGCCGTACTACTTCAACCTGGCGCCCAACTACGACGCCACGTTGTACCCGCACTACATGGTCAAGCGCGGCCTGCTGATGGAAGGCGAGTTCCGCTACCTGACCCACAGCAGCGAAGGCCAGGTCAACGCCGCCTACCTGAACGACAAGAACGACGACCGCAAGGACTTCCCGCAATACACCGACACCCGTTGGCTGTATGGCTGGAAGAACGTCAGCGGCCTGGATTCGCGCCTGATGGCGCAGGTGGACTACACCCGCATCAGCGACCCGTACTACTTCCAGGACCTGGACACCTCGCTGGGCATCGGCTCGCCGACCTACGTCAATCAGCAAGGCATCCTGACCTACCGCGGCGACAGCTACATCGCCCGCCTGAACGCGCAGTCCTACCAGTTGGCGACCGTGACAGACGTCACCCCATATGATCGTCTGCCGCAACTGACCCTGGATGGCCAATTGCCGTTCAACCCGGGCGGCTTGAACTTCACCTACAGCACCGAGGCCGTGCGCTTCGACCGCGACCTGGATGAAGGCTTCTATCGTCGTAACGAAGACGACCCGAACCTTTACGCCCGTCCGGACACCAACATTCAGGGATTGGCTCGCGCCACCGGTGATCGCTTCCATGCCGAGCCGGGCATCAGCCTGCCGATGAACCGCAGCTGGGGCTTCCTGACTCCCACCGTCAAGGCCATGTACACCAAGTACGACCTGGACCTGGACGGCAAAGGCAAGGCTACGCTGCCGTCCTACATCGACTACGACAGTAGCCCTGACCGTTCCCTGGGCCTGGCCAAACTCGACTCCGGCCTGTACTTCGACCGCGACACCACCTTCGCTGGCACCAAGTTCCGCCAGACCTTGGAGCCGCGTGCGATGTACCTGTACGTGCCGTACAAGGACCAGGACAATCTGCCGACCTTCGATACCGGCGAGTTCACCTTCAGCTACGACTCGCTGTGGCGTGAGAACCGCTTCACCGGCCGCGACCGCATTGGCGATGCCAACCAGCTGTCCCTGGGCCTGGGATCGCGCTTCATCGAGGACGATGGCTTCGAGCGCGCCTACATTGCCGCTGGCCAGATCTATTACTTCAGCGACCGCCGCGTCCAGCTGCCAGGCCTGACCGAGGACGACCTGCGCGTCAGCGGCAAACAGAATCCGGACGCGGATACCTGGCGCTCGCCTTACGCGCTTACCGGCATCTATCGCTTCAACCACGACTGGTACGCCAGCTCGGACTTCAACTGGAACCCGAACATCAACCATACCGACAACGGTAACCTGATGTTCCACTACCAGCCCGAAGCCGACCCGCGCAAGGTGCTCAACGCCGGCTACCGCTACCGCGCGGACAGCAAGCGCTTCAACCCGAACACCGGGCAGTTCGAATACGGCAGCGACGAGTACAAGATCGAACAGCATGATTTCTCGTTCATCTGGCCGGTCCTGCCGCAGTGGGCCGCCATCGGCCGCTGGCAGTTCGACTACAACCAGAGCCGCACACTGGAAGCCTTCGGTGGCTTCGAGTACGACAGCTGCTGCTGGAAGCTGCGCCTGATCAATCGCTACTGGGTCGACTACGACGACGACGAGTTCATCACCTCGACGTCCAAGTCCGACCGCGGTGTATTCCTTCAAATCATCTTGAAAGGCCTTGGCGGCGTGGTTGGCAACCAGGTGGAAGGCTTCCTCGACCAAGGTATCCAGGGTTATCGTCAACGTGAAGACAATGCTATGTAA